A region of Pseudomonas sp. Marseille-Q3773 DNA encodes the following proteins:
- a CDS encoding DUF2057 domain-containing protein, with the protein MRQPMMLIALSTLGACASPLPPVDPKQAWVDLYTMTPGRVIMADRLDGKRLDDGRYFQVTPGKHELVVRFDYEIYSGGITTDPRDRTCYLTVRFDNFKAGERYRLEARAPVMEPQVLLYDGNRKVVVNEPSEVFCIP; encoded by the coding sequence ATGCGCCAGCCGATGATGCTGATCGCTCTCAGTACCCTGGGGGCCTGCGCCAGCCCCTTGCCGCCCGTCGATCCCAAGCAGGCCTGGGTCGACCTGTACACCATGACTCCGGGCAGGGTAATCATGGCCGACCGCCTCGACGGCAAGCGTCTGGATGATGGCCGTTACTTTCAGGTGACGCCCGGCAAGCACGAGCTGGTCGTGCGTTTCGATTACGAGATCTACTCAGGCGGCATTACTACCGACCCAAGAGACCGCACCTGTTACCTGACCGTGCGCTTCGACAACTTCAAGGCCGGTGAACGCTATCGCCTGGAGGCAAGGGCACCGGTGATGGAGCCGCAGGTGCTGCTGTATGACGGCAACCGCAAGGTGGTGGTCAACGAACCCAGCGAAGTGTTCTGCATCCCCTGA
- a CDS encoding M3 family metallopeptidase, which yields MANPLLQNSHVPVDYAAITLENMGAAFAYALSAHERGIDSIIRDQQALPTWDDMVLAVDSLDAQLLSVFYAAAPLLGRDDEWADAIIDFYGKAMARLDQRFASTALQALYQRLANSDIGKHLDAHQRATLRWHLDKFTASGAMLNAAGKARLAELQAHIAAAREAFGNNINRPGLNIVDETELSGIPQRIRDEWAERAREAGASGWLIACENVATDDALRYAKHRQLRERVYRTYHSRGVSDEPGQDNGSHLSQLALWLDEKARLLGFASHVELSLQAKSAGSVAQVRGFLHNLADHVRPAMLQWRAQIERQAAAKGLVPLQPWDIAYLQASSPAVLSTEALREYFPLNAVITALQQLAEQMLGVVLQAKPLATWDDSVQPFEVWQDNAFIGFLYLDAVQHAGKQPDSVFTTYMRRRWVDADGMYQAASVVVYCDVPQALPGRQPLLDHLSLRKLYHEFGHAMHSMLVRTTNLVMSNVSELGTDGMELIGKLFERWVWDADYLVAISSHQLDGRSLDRQRVDQCLQRLRQQGVEEIARDLSLALFDLDLHATPNDGRTIEQRLEEARERCGYWPLADFEHPAHAFDHLVSGYDAGYYAYLWSDVHAFDLFSRFEAAGLLDRATGRALQQTLFAPGASRPLREGIEAFLGRQASHAPYLRWHGLA from the coding sequence ATGGCCAATCCGCTTTTGCAGAATAGTCACGTTCCCGTCGATTATGCTGCGATCACCCTTGAAAACATGGGCGCTGCTTTCGCCTACGCGTTGTCGGCGCACGAACGAGGCATCGATAGCATCATTCGCGACCAGCAGGCCTTGCCAACCTGGGACGACATGGTGCTGGCAGTGGATAGCCTGGATGCTCAGTTGCTGTCGGTGTTCTACGCCGCTGCACCACTGCTTGGTCGGGATGATGAATGGGCCGATGCCATTATCGACTTCTACGGCAAGGCCATGGCCCGCCTGGACCAGAGGTTCGCCAGTACCGCGCTGCAGGCGCTGTATCAGCGCCTGGCCAATAGCGATATCGGCAAGCACCTGGATGCCCATCAGCGCGCTACCCTGCGCTGGCATCTGGACAAGTTCACCGCCAGCGGCGCGATGCTCAACGCGGCCGGGAAGGCGCGCCTGGCAGAGTTGCAAGCGCATATTGCCGCTGCCCGCGAGGCTTTCGGCAACAATATCAACCGGCCCGGGCTGAATATCGTCGATGAGACCGAGCTGAGCGGTATCCCGCAGCGGATCCGCGACGAATGGGCTGAACGGGCACGCGAAGCGGGGGCATCGGGCTGGTTGATCGCCTGTGAAAACGTGGCCACCGATGACGCCCTCAGGTATGCCAAGCACCGCCAGCTGCGTGAGCGTGTGTACCGCACCTACCATTCCCGCGGGGTCAGTGACGAGCCTGGGCAGGACAATGGCTCGCACCTGTCGCAGCTGGCGCTATGGCTTGACGAAAAGGCGCGCCTGCTTGGCTTTGCCAGCCATGTGGAGCTGAGCCTGCAGGCAAAGAGTGCAGGCTCGGTGGCTCAGGTGCGGGGCTTTCTGCACAACCTGGCGGACCATGTCCGCCCTGCCATGTTGCAATGGCGCGCGCAGATTGAGCGCCAGGCGGCGGCCAAGGGGCTGGTGCCTCTGCAACCGTGGGATATCGCCTACCTCCAGGCGTCATCGCCTGCTGTTCTTTCCACCGAAGCCTTGCGCGAGTATTTCCCGCTGAACGCCGTCATCACCGCCTTGCAGCAGCTGGCCGAGCAGATGCTGGGGGTGGTGCTGCAGGCCAAGCCGCTGGCCACCTGGGATGACAGCGTGCAACCGTTCGAGGTGTGGCAGGACAACGCTTTCATCGGTTTCCTTTACCTGGATGCCGTGCAGCATGCCGGCAAGCAGCCTGACTCGGTGTTCACCACCTACATGCGCCGACGCTGGGTCGATGCCGACGGGATGTATCAGGCTGCCTCGGTAGTCGTCTACTGTGACGTGCCTCAAGCGCTGCCAGGTCGCCAGCCGTTGTTGGACCATCTGTCGCTGCGCAAGTTGTACCATGAGTTCGGCCACGCCATGCACAGCATGCTGGTACGCACGACCAACCTTGTGATGTCCAATGTCAGCGAACTCGGCACCGATGGCATGGAACTGATCGGCAAGCTGTTCGAGCGCTGGGTCTGGGATGCGGATTACCTGGTGGCTATCTCGTCGCACCAGCTGGATGGCCGCTCGCTTGATCGGCAGCGGGTCGACCAGTGTTTGCAGCGCTTGCGGCAGCAAGGTGTGGAGGAGATTGCACGTGATCTGAGCCTGGCGCTGTTCGATCTGGATTTGCATGCCACGCCGAACGACGGCAGGACGATTGAACAACGCCTGGAGGAGGCCCGTGAACGTTGCGGTTACTGGCCATTGGCTGACTTCGAACACCCGGCGCATGCCTTCGACCACCTGGTGAGTGGCTACGATGCAGGCTATTACGCGTACCTTTGGTCGGATGTACACGCCTTCGACCTGTTCAGCCGATTCGAAGCAGCAGGGTTGCTGGATCGGGCGACTGGCCGGGCATTGCAGCAGACGCTGTTCGCTCCTGGAGCATCGCGACCGTTGCGTGAAGGCATCGAGGCATTCCTTGGCAGGCAGGCGAGCCATGCGCCATATCTGCGCTGGCATGGTCTGGCGTAA
- a CDS encoding DUF1161 domain-containing protein: MIRVAIAVLASLIATSALAAVKPCEELKAEIEAKIQAQGVASYTLEIVPNSEVKDPNMVVGTCDGGTRKIIYQKNDQ, translated from the coding sequence ATGATACGCGTAGCAATCGCCGTGTTGGCTTCCCTAATCGCCACTTCTGCATTGGCGGCGGTAAAGCCGTGCGAGGAGCTCAAGGCCGAGATCGAGGCCAAGATACAGGCCCAGGGGGTTGCCTCCTACACCTTGGAGATCGTGCCCAACAGCGAGGTCAAGGACCCGAACATGGTCGTCGGGACCTGCGATGGCGGGACCAGGAAGATCATCTACCAGAAGAACGATCAGTAG
- a CDS encoding HAD family hydrolase, with the protein MHQQNILFDLDGTLTDPRLGITRSIQYALAKLGIDEPDLARLEHFIGPPLLQAFMQFYSFDEAKAWEAVNFYRERFRVTGLYENLVFEGVPELLAALNSQGRTLYIATSKPWEFAREIARHFAFDHHFKVIYGSELDGTRTNKVELIRHLLDEEGLDPAQTLMIGDRKHDLIGARSNGLQAVAVGYGFGSQEELMAEEPAYHFATLAEMHRAFLEA; encoded by the coding sequence ATGCACCAGCAGAACATCCTCTTCGACCTTGACGGTACGCTGACCGACCCACGCCTGGGCATCACCCGCTCGATCCAGTACGCCCTGGCCAAGCTGGGCATCGACGAGCCGGACCTGGCCCGCCTCGAGCACTTCATCGGCCCGCCCTTGCTGCAGGCGTTCATGCAGTTCTACAGCTTCGACGAGGCCAAGGCCTGGGAGGCGGTGAATTTCTACCGGGAACGCTTCCGCGTCACCGGCCTGTACGAAAATCTGGTGTTCGAAGGTGTGCCGGAATTGCTCGCGGCCCTGAACAGCCAAGGTCGCACGCTGTATATCGCCACCTCCAAGCCTTGGGAATTCGCCCGAGAAATCGCCCGCCACTTCGCCTTCGACCACCATTTCAAGGTGATCTACGGCAGTGAGCTGGATGGCACGCGCACCAACAAGGTCGAGCTGATTCGCCATCTGCTGGACGAAGAAGGGCTCGACCCGGCGCAGACGCTGATGATCGGTGACCGCAAGCATGACCTGATCGGTGCGCGCAGCAACGGCTTGCAGGCGGTGGCGGTGGGGTATGGGTTTGGCAGCCAGGAGGAGTTGATGGCGGAGGAGCCGGCCTATCACTTTGCAACCTTGGCTGAAATGCATCGGGCGTTTCTCGAGGCTTGA
- the prlC gene encoding oligopeptidase A — MGQCFFCQGIQTVSANNPLLQSYDLPPFSQIRAEHVLPAIEAILADNRKAIAEILEKQGKNPTWAGLVLAMDELNDRLGAAWSPVSHLNAVCNSPELREAYESCLPALSAYSTELGQNRALFEAYQALIDSPEAAGFDVAQKTILEHALRDFRLSGIDLPADKQQRYAEVQSKLSELGSRFSNQLLDATQAWTKHVTDEAALAGLTDSAKAQMAAAAQAKGLDGWLITLEFPSYYAVMTYADDRALREELYAAYCTRASDQGPNAGQFDNGPVMQEILALRQELAELLGYKNYAELSLATKMAESSDQVLSFLRDLAKRSKPFAAQDLAQLKAYAAEQGCPELASWDAGYFGEKLREQRYSVSQEALRAYFPIDKVLGGLFSIVQRLYGIEIAELKGFDSWHPDVRLFEIKENGQHVGRFFFDLYARANKRGGAWMDGARDRRRTADGRLQSPVANLVCNFTPAAPGKPALLTHDEVTTLFHEFGHGLHHLLTRIEHAGVSGINGVAWDAVELPSQFMENWCWEPEGLALISGHFETGAPLPQDLLDKMLAAKNFQSGMMMVRQLEFSLFDFELHASHGDGRSVLQVLEGVRDEVSVMRPPAYNRFPNSFAHIFAGGYAAGYYSYKWAEVLSADAFSRFEEEGVLNAETGRAFREAILARGGSREPMVLFVDFRGREPSIDALLRHSGLSEDAAA, encoded by the coding sequence ATGGGGCAGTGTTTCTTCTGCCAAGGTATCCAAACCGTGAGTGCGAACAACCCGCTTCTGCAGTCCTACGATCTGCCGCCCTTCTCGCAAATCCGTGCCGAACACGTGTTGCCGGCGATCGAAGCGATCCTGGCCGACAACCGTAAAGCCATTGCCGAGATCCTCGAGAAGCAAGGCAAGAACCCCACCTGGGCCGGCCTGGTGCTAGCCATGGACGAACTGAACGACCGTCTGGGCGCCGCCTGGAGCCCGGTCAGCCACCTCAATGCGGTGTGCAACAGCCCGGAGCTGCGCGAGGCCTATGAGTCATGCCTGCCGGCGCTCAGCGCCTACTCTACCGAACTCGGGCAGAACCGTGCGCTGTTCGAAGCCTACCAGGCGCTGATCGACAGCCCGGAGGCCGCCGGCTTCGACGTGGCGCAAAAGACTATCCTCGAGCATGCCCTGCGTGACTTCCGCCTGTCGGGTATCGACCTGCCGGCGGACAAGCAGCAGCGCTACGCCGAAGTACAGAGCAAGCTCAGCGAGCTGGGCAGCCGCTTCTCCAACCAGTTGCTCGACGCCACCCAGGCCTGGACCAAGCACGTGACCGACGAAGCCGCACTCGCCGGCCTGACCGACTCGGCCAAGGCGCAGATGGCAGCAGCAGCCCAGGCCAAGGGGCTCGACGGCTGGCTGATCACCCTCGAGTTCCCCAGCTACTACGCGGTGATGACCTACGCCGACGACCGCGCCCTGCGCGAAGAGCTGTATGCCGCCTACTGCACCCGTGCCTCGGACCAGGGCCCGAATGCCGGCCAATTCGACAACGGCCCGGTGATGCAGGAAATCCTCGCCCTGCGCCAGGAGCTGGCCGAACTGCTGGGCTACAAGAATTATGCCGAGCTGAGCCTGGCAACCAAGATGGCCGAGTCCAGCGACCAGGTACTCAGCTTCCTGCGCGACCTGGCCAAGCGTTCCAAGCCGTTCGCCGCACAGGACCTTGCGCAGCTCAAGGCCTATGCCGCCGAGCAGGGCTGCCCGGAGCTGGCCAGCTGGGACGCCGGTTACTTCGGCGAAAAACTGCGCGAGCAGCGCTACAGTGTGTCGCAGGAAGCCCTGCGCGCCTACTTCCCGATCGACAAGGTGCTGGGTGGCCTGTTCAGCATCGTGCAGCGCCTGTATGGCATTGAAATCGCTGAACTCAAGGGCTTCGACAGCTGGCACCCGGACGTGCGCCTGTTCGAGATCAAGGAAAACGGCCAGCACGTCGGGCGCTTCTTCTTCGACCTGTACGCGCGCGCCAACAAGCGTGGCGGAGCCTGGATGGACGGAGCGCGTGACCGCCGCCGCACCGCCGATGGCCGGTTGCAGAGCCCGGTGGCCAACCTGGTCTGCAACTTCACTCCGGCAGCGCCGGGCAAGCCGGCCTTGTTGACCCACGACGAAGTGACCACGCTGTTCCACGAATTCGGTCACGGCCTGCACCACCTGCTGACCCGCATCGAGCATGCCGGTGTTTCCGGCATCAACGGCGTGGCCTGGGACGCTGTCGAGCTGCCCAGCCAGTTCATGGAAAACTGGTGCTGGGAGCCTGAAGGCCTGGCGCTGATCTCTGGCCATTTCGAAACCGGTGCGCCGCTGCCGCAAGACTTGCTGGACAAGATGCTGGCGGCGAAGAACTTCCAGTCGGGCATGATGATGGTGCGCCAGCTGGAGTTCTCGCTGTTCGACTTCGAGCTGCACGCCAGCCATGGCGACGGCCGCAGCGTGCTGCAGGTGCTCGAAGGCGTGCGCGACGAAGTGTCGGTCATGCGCCCACCGGCGTACAACCGCTTCCCGAACAGCTTTGCGCACATCTTCGCGGGCGGCTACGCGGCGGGCTACTACAGCTACAAGTGGGCCGAAGTGCTGTCGGCCGATGCCTTCTCGCGCTTCGAGGAAGAGGGCGTGCTGAATGCCGAGACCGGCCGCGCGTTCCGCGAGGCGATTCTGGCTCGTGGCGGTTCGCGCGAGCCGATGGTGCTGTTCGTCGACTTCCGTGGCCGTGAACCTTCCATCGATGCCTTGCTGCGCCACAGTGGCCTGAGCGAGGACGCTGCAGCATGA
- a CDS encoding DUF1161 domain-containing protein, translating to MNKLILALGLMSLAGGALAAGKPCEELKAEIAAKLDAKGVQGYTLEVVKKGEPAGKVIGSCEAGTKEIVYRRG from the coding sequence ATGAACAAACTGATTCTGGCGCTGGGTCTGATGAGCCTGGCCGGTGGTGCGTTGGCAGCAGGCAAGCCCTGCGAAGAGCTGAAGGCGGAGATTGCGGCCAAGCTGGATGCCAAGGGTGTTCAGGGATACACCCTGGAAGTAGTGAAGAAGGGCGAACCGGCGGGCAAGGTGATTGGTAGCTGCGAGGCCGGTACCAAAGAGATCGTGTATCGCCGTGGCTGA
- a CDS encoding YheV family putative zinc ribbon protein, producing MSEVAVNKTKKRFIAGAVCPACSETDKLMMWNEDGVPHRECVACGFTDTLNEQGLSVPKELGTRVNQQAPKAAPAKVQTVQFFPNPKLKKPAE from the coding sequence ATGAGCGAGGTAGCCGTGAACAAGACCAAGAAGCGCTTCATTGCCGGGGCGGTGTGCCCGGCATGCAGCGAGACCGACAAGCTGATGATGTGGAATGAAGACGGCGTACCGCACCGCGAATGCGTAGCCTGCGGCTTTACCGACACCCTCAACGAGCAGGGCTTGTCGGTGCCGAAGGAGCTTGGCACGCGGGTCAACCAGCAGGCACCGAAAGCGGCGCCGGCCAAGGTCCAGACCGTGCAGTTCTTCCCCAACCCGAAGCTGAAGAAACCGGCTGAGTGA
- a CDS encoding aminopeptidase — MRGFFLVQRSGPGALDRIFTRLVPPLAALLLNGCASTAYYGQLAEGQWQLLRARQSVERLVADPATPPQLRERLTHAEQARVFASQQLKLPDNRSYRVYVELGRPYVVWNVFATPELSLQPVTHCFPIAGCVAYRGYYQLGAARGAAALMRQDGMDVYVSGVEAYSTLGWFDDPILSTMVGWGDERLATLIFHELAHQRFYVQDDTEFNESFASFVEQEGTRQWRVARGLAVVDQAQGQQRDQFIRLVLASRERLQAVYAGPLDEAHKRVAKQAEFERLRREYQLLRDGQWGGDKRYDAWVYGPMNNAKLLPFGLYDQWVPAFAALFREVGGDWARFYERVEQLGRLPIEERKAALQRLMVAPSDVAAHRGAKPTRPW; from the coding sequence ATGCGTGGATTTTTTCTTGTTCAGCGCTCGGGCCCTGGGGCACTCGACCGCATTTTTACGCGTTTGGTTCCCCCGCTTGCCGCGCTCCTGCTGAACGGTTGCGCCAGTACGGCCTATTATGGGCAGTTGGCCGAAGGCCAGTGGCAACTGCTGCGCGCCCGTCAGTCGGTGGAGCGGCTGGTGGCCGATCCTGCTACGCCGCCGCAATTACGTGAGCGCCTGACGCATGCTGAACAGGCGCGTGTGTTTGCCAGCCAACAGCTGAAACTGCCGGATAATCGCAGCTACCGGGTCTACGTGGAACTCGGTCGGCCCTACGTGGTGTGGAATGTGTTCGCCACGCCCGAGTTGTCGTTGCAGCCGGTCACGCACTGCTTCCCGATCGCCGGCTGCGTGGCGTATCGCGGTTACTACCAGCTTGGCGCGGCACGCGGGGCTGCGGCGCTGATGCGGCAGGACGGCATGGACGTGTACGTGAGCGGCGTGGAGGCCTATTCGACCTTGGGCTGGTTCGATGACCCGATCCTGTCGACAATGGTTGGCTGGGGCGATGAGCGCCTGGCCACGCTGATCTTCCACGAGCTGGCCCACCAGCGCTTCTATGTGCAGGACGACACCGAGTTCAACGAATCATTTGCCTCCTTTGTCGAGCAGGAGGGCACGCGGCAATGGCGCGTGGCGCGCGGGCTCGCAGTGGTTGACCAGGCCCAGGGGCAGCAGCGTGACCAGTTCATCCGGCTGGTGCTGGCCAGCCGCGAGCGGTTGCAGGCTGTTTATGCCGGGCCGCTGGATGAGGCGCACAAGCGGGTGGCCAAGCAGGCTGAGTTCGAACGGCTGAGGCGAGAGTACCAGCTGCTGCGTGATGGCCAATGGGGCGGCGACAAGCGTTACGACGCCTGGGTATACGGGCCGATGAACAATGCCAAGCTGTTGCCGTTCGGGCTGTATGACCAGTGGGTGCCAGCGTTCGCGGCGCTGTTCCGCGAGGTGGGTGGGGACTGGGCGCGGTTTTACGAGCGGGTGGAGCAGTTGGGAAGGCTGCCGATCGAAGAGCGCAAGGCGGCGTTGCAGCGGTTGATGGTTGCCCCGTCAGATGTTGCTGCCCATCGCGGTGCAAAGCCTACGCGGCCCTGGTAG
- a CDS encoding dodecin — protein MTDHHTYKKIELVGSSTTSIEEAINNALAEAGKSIKHLEWFEVVDTRGHIRDNKAAHFQVTLKVGFRIANS, from the coding sequence ATGACCGATCATCACACGTACAAAAAGATCGAGCTGGTAGGGTCTTCGACCACCAGCATAGAAGAGGCGATCAACAATGCCCTCGCCGAAGCCGGGAAGAGCATCAAGCACCTGGAGTGGTTCGAGGTGGTCGACACCCGTGGCCATATCCGCGACAACAAGGCGGCGCACTTCCAGGTCACGCTGAAGGTTGGGTTCCGTATCGCCAACAGCTGA
- a CDS encoding LLM class flavin-dependent oxidoreductase: MTQLRDLKISTLDLVPVRADAGPAQSLRNSLDLAQHVERFGYHRFWVAEHHNMDGIASSATAVLIGYLASGTSSIRVGSGGVMLPNHAPLVIAEQFGTLASLYPGRIDLGLGRAPGSDQMTAYALRRDRAGGPDDFPDDVEELSRYLGPRTDDQKVIAVPGHDTDVPMWLLGSSLFSAQLAGMRGMPYAFASHFAPRYMHEAIRVYRNHFKPSTTLDKPYVMVGIPMVVAETDEKAEYLATSVYQRILALIRGQSLMQKPPVASMDGLWLPHEREAVGSFLGLAMIGSPQKVRAKVEVLLEQTGADELIFTCDLYEHADRVRSYELLAQALRAE; encoded by the coding sequence ATGACACAGCTGCGTGACCTGAAAATATCCACCCTCGACTTGGTGCCGGTGCGCGCCGACGCCGGCCCGGCGCAGTCGCTACGCAACTCGCTGGACCTGGCGCAACACGTCGAACGCTTTGGCTACCACCGCTTCTGGGTGGCTGAGCACCACAACATGGACGGCATCGCCAGCTCGGCAACTGCAGTACTGATCGGCTACCTGGCCAGCGGTACTTCGAGCATTCGCGTGGGTTCCGGCGGGGTCATGCTGCCCAACCATGCACCGCTGGTGATCGCCGAACAGTTCGGCACCCTGGCCAGCCTGTACCCGGGGCGTATCGACCTTGGCCTGGGCCGCGCTCCGGGTTCCGACCAGATGACCGCCTACGCCCTGCGCCGCGACCGTGCTGGCGGCCCGGACGATTTCCCGGACGATGTCGAGGAGCTGTCGCGTTATCTTGGCCCGCGTACCGATGACCAGAAAGTCATCGCGGTGCCAGGTCACGATACCGATGTGCCCATGTGGCTGCTTGGCTCCAGCCTGTTCAGTGCCCAGTTGGCCGGCATGCGCGGCATGCCCTACGCCTTCGCCTCGCACTTCGCACCACGCTACATGCACGAGGCGATCCGCGTGTACCGCAACCACTTCAAGCCCTCCACCACGCTGGACAAACCGTACGTGATGGTGGGCATTCCCATGGTCGTGGCTGAAACCGATGAAAAGGCCGAATACCTGGCCACCTCGGTGTACCAGCGCATCCTGGCGCTGATACGCGGGCAGAGCCTGATGCAGAAGCCGCCGGTGGCGAGCATGGATGGCCTGTGGCTACCGCATGAGCGAGAGGCGGTGGGCAGCTTCCTGGGCCTGGCGATGATCGGTAGCCCGCAGAAAGTGCGGGCCAAGGTGGAAGTACTGCTGGAGCAGACCGGGGCGGACGAGCTGATCTTTACCTGTGACCTGTATGAGCATGCCGACCGGGTGCGGTCCTATGAACTGCTGGCGCAGGCCCTCAGGGCCGAATGA
- a CDS encoding DUF883 family protein, whose amino-acid sequence MPRNSLRKASLESMEAEIESLLKSLESLKHDASEESQKSVKAIRSSAESALRHSRSLLSDAYEEVKQRTRQTGIATRDYAQQHPYTTAGVALGAVGLLAAYLLCKRN is encoded by the coding sequence ATGCCCCGCAATTCGCTGCGTAAAGCGTCCCTGGAAAGCATGGAAGCCGAGATCGAAAGCCTGCTGAAGAGCCTGGAAAGCCTCAAGCATGACGCGTCGGAAGAGTCCCAGAAGTCGGTCAAGGCCATCCGCAGCAGCGCCGAGAGCGCCCTTCGTCATTCTCGTAGCCTGCTGAGCGATGCCTACGAAGAAGTGAAGCAGCGCACCCGCCAGACCGGTATCGCTACCCGTGACTACGCCCAGCAGCACCCCTACACCACGGCAGGCGTTGCCCTCGGTGCAGTGGGCCTGCTGGCGGCCTACCTGCTGTGCAAACGCAACTAG
- a CDS encoding OsmC family protein: MKKTASAIWQGGLKDGKGLLSTESGALKQNPYGFNTRFEGSPGTNPEELIGAAHAGCFSMALSMMLGEAGLTAERIDTAAEVTLDKQPDGFAITAVHLVLRAKVPGASEAQFLEIANKAKAGCPVSKVLNAKISLDAALVG, from the coding sequence ATGAAAAAGACAGCATCGGCGATCTGGCAAGGTGGCCTGAAGGACGGCAAGGGCCTGCTTTCCACGGAAAGCGGGGCGCTCAAGCAGAACCCCTATGGCTTCAATACCCGTTTCGAAGGGTCGCCCGGCACGAACCCGGAGGAGCTGATCGGTGCGGCACATGCTGGCTGTTTCTCGATGGCGCTGTCGATGATGCTGGGTGAAGCGGGGCTGACCGCCGAGCGCATCGACACGGCTGCCGAGGTGACACTCGACAAGCAACCTGATGGCTTTGCCATTACCGCCGTGCACCTGGTATTGCGGGCCAAGGTGCCCGGGGCAAGCGAGGCGCAGTTCCTGGAGATCGCCAACAAAGCCAAGGCCGGCTGCCCAGTGTCCAAGGTGCTCAACGCCAAGATCAGCCTGGATGCGGCGCTGGTGGGTTGA
- a CDS encoding gamma carbonic anhydrase family protein: protein MAIRSFQQHTPKVGPRAFVDRSAVVLGDVEIGEDSSVWPLTVVRGDMHRIRIGARTSVQDGSVLHITHASSFNPDGFPLIIGDEVTIGHKVMLHGCTLGNRILVGMGSTIMDGAIVEDEVIIGAGSLVPPGKRLVSGYLYMGSPVQQARLLNDKEHAFFAYSASNYVKLKDQHLAEGFDQPE, encoded by the coding sequence ATGGCCATCCGAAGCTTCCAGCAACACACTCCGAAAGTTGGACCACGGGCCTTCGTCGACCGTTCGGCGGTCGTGCTGGGCGACGTGGAGATCGGTGAGGACAGCTCGGTGTGGCCGCTGACCGTGGTGCGCGGCGACATGCACCGTATCCGCATCGGCGCACGCACCAGCGTGCAGGACGGCAGTGTCCTGCACATCACCCACGCCAGCTCGTTCAACCCTGACGGCTTCCCGCTGATCATCGGCGACGAGGTGACCATCGGCCACAAGGTCATGTTGCATGGCTGCACCCTGGGCAACCGCATCCTGGTCGGCATGGGCAGCACCATCATGGATGGCGCCATCGTCGAGGACGAAGTGATCATTGGCGCCGGCAGCCTGGTACCGCCGGGCAAACGCCTGGTCAGCGGCTACCTGTACATGGGCAGCCCGGTACAACAGGCGCGGCTGCTGAACGACAAGGAGCACGCGTTCTTTGCCTACAGCGCCAGCAACTATGTGAAGCTCAAGGACCAGCACCTGGCCGAAGGCTTCGATCAACCTGAATGA